The following proteins come from a genomic window of Chryseobacterium glaciei:
- a CDS encoding thiazole synthase yields the protein MNNQQLIIADRVFKSRLFLGTGKFGSLEEMAESIITSETNMVTMALKRIDSQSSEDDLLGSLRSTKAHLLPNTSGARTAKEAVLAAQLAREALETNWVKLEIHPDPKYLLPDPIETLYATEELAKLGFIVMPYIHADPVLCKRLEDAGTAVVMPLGAPIGTNKGLRTVDFLEIIISQSNVPVVVDAGIGAPSDAAKAMEMGADAVLVNTAIAVARNPINMALAFKEGVIAGRRAYESGLGAIGNHAEASSPLTSFLFD from the coding sequence ATGAATAATCAACAATTAATAATAGCAGACAGAGTCTTCAAATCGAGATTGTTTTTAGGAACAGGAAAATTCGGAAGTCTTGAAGAAATGGCAGAATCAATTATCACCTCAGAAACCAATATGGTAACGATGGCTTTGAAACGAATAGATTCTCAATCCTCGGAAGATGATTTGTTAGGTTCATTAAGATCTACAAAAGCGCATCTTTTACCTAATACCTCAGGAGCAAGAACAGCTAAAGAAGCTGTACTAGCAGCCCAATTGGCAAGAGAAGCATTGGAGACGAATTGGGTTAAACTAGAAATTCATCCCGACCCAAAATATTTGCTGCCCGATCCTATTGAAACGTTATATGCTACGGAGGAATTGGCGAAATTAGGATTTATCGTGATGCCTTATATTCACGCCGATCCTGTTTTATGCAAACGTTTGGAAGATGCAGGAACAGCAGTGGTAATGCCTTTGGGAGCGCCGATTGGCACCAATAAAGGCTTGAGAACAGTAGATTTTTTAGAGATTATTATCAGCCAGAGTAATGTTCCGGTAGTGGTGGATGCAGGAATTGGAGCTCCTTCTGACGCGGCAAAAGCAATGGAAATGGGAGCAGATGCGGTTCTTGTAAATACAGCGATTGCCGTTGCCAGAAATCCAATAAATATGGCGTTGGCTTTTAAAGAAGGCGTAATTGCAGGAAGAAGAGCCTATGAATCAGGATTGGGAGCGATTGGAAATCATGCCGAAGCATCAAGTCCGTTGACGTCCTTTTTATTTGATTGA
- a CDS encoding Crp/Fnr family transcriptional regulator: MSQEQQIAIEERFARVFNDKSFKERLTSADFEKYISAKKRLSFQKHDTIFEDGETPKGVYFLDKGAAKLSKSGAFGKDQILRFIKEGDIIGYRSLLCGENFQAKAEAMTDIECIFLPAEVFMYLLEVDPQLSFVMLQKISYELGESSNTITFLAQKTVRERLAEILILLEQKLGVDPEGFIKISLTREEIANIIGTATESAIRLISEFKGDSLIEVDGRNIKILNHDKLMKLGHVVL; encoded by the coding sequence ATGTCGCAGGAACAACAGATTGCAATTGAAGAGAGGTTCGCCAGAGTTTTTAATGATAAATCATTCAAGGAAAGACTTACTAGTGCAGATTTTGAGAAGTATATCAGCGCCAAAAAGAGGTTGAGTTTTCAAAAGCACGATACCATTTTCGAAGATGGGGAAACTCCAAAAGGAGTCTACTTTTTAGATAAAGGTGCTGCTAAGCTTTCCAAATCGGGAGCTTTCGGGAAAGACCAGATTTTGAGATTTATTAAAGAAGGTGATATCATCGGCTACCGATCTTTGCTTTGTGGAGAAAATTTTCAAGCCAAAGCAGAAGCAATGACAGATATTGAATGTATTTTTCTTCCTGCCGAAGTTTTTATGTATCTTCTGGAGGTAGATCCTCAATTGTCTTTCGTAATGCTTCAAAAAATTTCTTATGAGTTGGGAGAGTCTTCCAACACCATCACTTTCTTAGCGCAAAAAACGGTAAGAGAGAGGTTGGCTGAAATTCTGATTCTATTGGAACAGAAATTAGGCGTTGATCCTGAAGGGTTCATCAAGATTTCTTTAACTAGAGAAGAAATAGCAAACATTATCGGAACCGCTACTGAAAGCGCGATCCGTCTTATCTCTGAATTTAAAGGAGACAGTCTCATCGAAGTAGACGGAAGAAATATCAAAATTCTGAATCACGATAAATTAATGAAACTAGGACACGTAGTTTTATAA
- the ccoS gene encoding cbb3-type cytochrome oxidase assembly protein CcoS produces the protein MDILYLMILCSVSLAAIFLVVFIVNARKGQFEDDESPAVRILFDSGEIKEKEDDGNKPNKKEIGENNKIEEKSE, from the coding sequence ATGGATATTCTATATTTAATGATCCTCTGCAGTGTTTCTTTGGCTGCAATTTTCTTGGTCGTTTTTATAGTCAATGCAAGGAAAGGACAGTTCGAAGATGATGAATCTCCGGCAGTACGAATCCTCTTTGACTCAGGCGAAATCAAGGAAAAAGAAGATGATGGCAATAAACCCAACAAGAAAGAAATAGGAGAAAATAATAAAATTGAAGAAAAAAGTGAATAG
- a CDS encoding glycoside hydrolase family 19 protein: MLSILKINIMLTLGQLKEATCSKSTYASQFLPYIIETCNHFSINTPSRMLNFLAQVGHESGGLFYTEELASGSAYEGRQDLGNTQKGDGVKFKGRGLIQITGRANYKAVSIALGTDFVVNPTFLGGKNVTKCSNVQLKNAAESAAWFWNSRKLNVLADQIDITKNIDTGNNLVVFKKITKTINGGYNGLPDRLNRYKAGLSYFL; the protein is encoded by the coding sequence ATGCTATCAATTTTAAAGATCAATATCATGCTTACACTCGGACAACTTAAAGAAGCTACTTGCTCCAAATCAACGTACGCCTCCCAGTTTTTACCTTATATTATAGAAACCTGTAATCATTTTTCTATTAATACACCTTCCAGAATGCTTAATTTTTTGGCGCAGGTCGGACATGAAAGCGGCGGATTATTTTATACAGAAGAACTGGCAAGCGGAAGTGCTTACGAAGGAAGACAGGATCTGGGAAATACTCAAAAAGGAGATGGTGTAAAGTTTAAAGGAAGGGGATTAATTCAAATTACTGGCAGAGCAAATTATAAAGCTGTTTCCATCGCTTTAGGAACTGATTTTGTTGTAAATCCAACATTTTTAGGAGGTAAAAATGTTACCAAATGTAGCAATGTACAACTGAAAAATGCAGCAGAAAGCGCAGCCTGGTTTTGGAATAGCAGAAAACTAAATGTATTAGCAGATCAGATTGATATTACCAAAAATATTGATACCGGAAATAATCTTGTCGTCTTTAAAAAAATCACAAAAACTATTAATGGCGGATATAATGGTTTGCCAGACAGACTGAATAGGTACAAGGCCGGTTTAAGTTATTTTCTTTAA
- the thiC gene encoding phosphomethylpyrimidine synthase ThiC: protein MAHKITRSPFPNSKKIYVEGKIHPINVAMREIHLSPTKLTKGTLEENPPVTIYDTSGPYTDENSEIDILKGLPRIREQWILDREDVDVLDSITSEYGKKRLDDPKLADLRFSYNHKPKVAKEGKEVTQLYYARQGIITPEMEYIAIRENQRIEQLDTVSKDMSFQHPGNSFGARTPKSKITPEFVREEIARGRAIIPNNINHPESEPMIIGRNFLVKINANIGNSAVSSSIDEEVEKAVWACRWGADTIMDLSTGKNIHETREWIIRNSPVPIGTVPIYQALEKVKGVPEDLTWEIFKDTLIEQAEQGVSYFTIHAGVLLRYIHLTANRVTGIVSRGGSIMAKWCLYHHKESFLYTHFEEICEIMKKYDVAFSLGDGLRPGSIADANDEAQFAELETLGELTKIAWKHNVQVMIEGPGHVPMHMIKENMEKQLEVCDEAPFYTLGPLTTDIAPGYDHITSGIGAAMIGWFGCAMLCYVTPKEHLGLPNREDVKVGVITYKLAAHAADLAKGHPGAQYRDNALSKARFEFRWEDQFNLSLDPETARSYHDETLPADGAKIAHFCSMCGPKFCSMKITQEIRESAEKGMFDKSQEFIEKGKEIYI, encoded by the coding sequence ATGGCTCATAAAATCACACGTTCGCCGTTTCCGAACTCAAAGAAAATCTATGTTGAAGGGAAAATTCACCCGATTAATGTAGCAATGCGCGAGATACATTTAAGTCCGACGAAACTAACCAAGGGGACTTTAGAAGAAAATCCTCCGGTTACTATTTACGATACCTCCGGACCTTATACGGATGAAAATTCAGAGATTGATATTTTAAAAGGTCTCCCAAGAATCAGAGAACAATGGATTCTGGATCGTGAAGATGTTGATGTTTTAGATAGTATCACTTCAGAATACGGTAAAAAACGTTTGGATGATCCAAAATTGGCTGACTTACGATTTTCGTACAATCACAAACCAAAAGTTGCCAAAGAAGGAAAAGAAGTTACCCAATTGTATTATGCAAGACAGGGAATTATTACTCCGGAAATGGAATATATCGCCATCAGAGAAAATCAGCGCATCGAGCAATTGGACACTGTTTCAAAAGATATGTCTTTTCAACATCCGGGAAATAGCTTTGGAGCAAGAACACCGAAAAGCAAAATTACTCCAGAGTTTGTAAGAGAAGAAATTGCGAGAGGAAGGGCAATCATTCCGAATAACATCAATCATCCTGAAAGTGAACCGATGATTATTGGAAGAAATTTCTTGGTTAAAATTAATGCCAATATAGGAAACAGTGCTGTTTCATCGAGTATTGACGAAGAAGTTGAAAAGGCAGTTTGGGCTTGTAGATGGGGCGCTGATACGATCATGGATTTATCTACAGGAAAAAATATCCACGAAACAAGAGAGTGGATCATCAGAAATAGTCCGGTTCCGATTGGAACGGTTCCAATTTATCAGGCATTAGAAAAAGTAAAAGGAGTTCCTGAAGATCTGACTTGGGAAATTTTTAAAGATACTTTAATCGAGCAGGCAGAGCAGGGCGTTTCTTATTTTACGATTCATGCCGGAGTTTTGTTGAGATATATTCATTTAACAGCCAACCGAGTAACAGGAATTGTTTCCCGAGGCGGTTCTATCATGGCAAAATGGTGTCTGTATCATCACAAAGAAAGTTTTTTGTACACTCATTTTGAGGAAATCTGTGAAATCATGAAAAAATATGATGTTGCTTTTTCTTTGGGAGACGGTCTACGTCCGGGTTCGATTGCCGATGCTAATGATGAAGCTCAGTTTGCAGAATTAGAAACGTTGGGTGAACTCACAAAAATCGCTTGGAAACATAACGTTCAGGTAATGATTGAAGGTCCAGGGCACGTTCCGATGCACATGATCAAAGAAAATATGGAGAAGCAATTGGAAGTATGTGATGAAGCTCCATTTTATACATTAGGTCCTTTGACGACAGATATTGCACCAGGTTATGACCATATTACTTCAGGAATTGGAGCGGCAATGATTGGCTGGTTTGGTTGTGCGATGTTGTGTTATGTGACGCCGAAAGAACATTTAGGACTTCCGAATAGAGAAGATGTAAAAGTTGGAGTGATCACCTATAAATTAGCTGCTCATGCTGCCGATTTGGCGAAAGGCCATCCAGGAGCACAATACAGAGACAATGCTTTAAGCAAAGCGAGGTTTGAATTCAGATGGGAAGATCAGTTTAATCTTTCGCTAGATCCTGAAACAGCGCGATCTTATCATGACGAAACATTGCCGGCGGATGGAGCAAAGATTGCCCATTTCTGTTCAATGTGCGGACCTAAATTCTGCTCAATGAAAATCACACAGGAAATTCGTGAGTCTGCAGAAAAAGGAATGTTTGACAAATCACAGGAATTTATCGAAAAAGGCAAAGAAATCTATATATGA
- a CDS encoding thiamine phosphate synthase has product MIIVISPEEMIKNETELINELFQEGLDLLHIRKPFINHDEMTDFINQINSEFHSQLVLHSHYDLADNFNISRFHFREIDRQNNVYESFTDKIISTSVHDIEIFNELGEEWEYAFISPVFPSISKKGYGQKSNILNDIKKRTHSNVKLIGLGGINENNISKAFEIGVDGVALLGAIWESDETLSVFKKCRQNILS; this is encoded by the coding sequence ATGATCATTGTTATCTCTCCCGAAGAAATGATAAAGAATGAAACTGAATTGATTAATGAATTATTTCAGGAGGGATTGGATTTGCTGCATATCAGAAAACCTTTCATTAATCATGATGAAATGACGGATTTTATTAATCAGATAAATTCAGAATTTCATAGTCAGTTAGTTTTGCACAGTCATTATGATTTAGCGGATAACTTTAATATTTCAAGATTTCATTTCAGAGAAATTGACAGACAAAATAATGTATATGAGTCTTTTACAGATAAAATAATTTCAACGTCTGTTCATGATATTGAAATATTTAATGAATTAGGTGAGGAATGGGAGTACGCTTTTATCAGTCCGGTTTTTCCAAGTATTTCTAAAAAAGGATACGGACAAAAGTCGAATATTTTAAATGATATTAAAAAACGAACTCATTCTAATGTAAAACTGATTGGTTTGGGAGGAATTAATGAAAATAATATCAGCAAGGCTTTTGAAATTGGAGTAGATGGAGTGGCTTTATTAGGTGCAATTTGGGAGAGTGATGAAACTTTAAGCGTATTTAAAAAATGCAGACAGAACATCCTTTCGTAA
- a CDS encoding thiamine phosphate synthase translates to MEKLQYISQGFTIEDQELNIRKALDKGVKWIQVRWKNAPENEFIKLCEISKKLCSDNQTVCIINDHVHIAKDIDADGVHLGLNDQSIEIARQVLGKDKIIGGTANTFSNVLQRINEGCDYIGLGPLRFTSTKQKLSPILGFEGYEKIIQDLKTQSLEIPKIFAIGGVILNDIELLQQIGIYGVAVSGLITNETATVHEIKLALHE, encoded by the coding sequence ATGGAAAAATTACAATACATATCTCAAGGATTCACCATAGAAGATCAGGAACTTAACATTCGAAAAGCTCTTGATAAGGGTGTAAAATGGATTCAGGTTCGTTGGAAAAATGCTCCCGAAAATGAATTCATCAAACTTTGTGAAATTTCAAAAAAATTATGCTCCGACAATCAAACGGTTTGTATCATCAATGATCACGTTCATATTGCGAAAGATATCGATGCAGACGGTGTTCATCTAGGTTTGAATGATCAATCCATCGAAATAGCAAGACAGGTTTTAGGAAAAGATAAGATCATAGGTGGAACAGCCAACACGTTTTCAAATGTTCTGCAAAGAATTAACGAAGGGTGTGATTATATTGGTTTGGGGCCATTGAGATTTACCTCAACCAAACAAAAACTCAGTCCTATTTTAGGTTTTGAAGGCTATGAAAAAATCATTCAGGACTTAAAAACTCAGTCATTGGAAATTCCAAAAATCTTTGCGATTGGCGGAGTTATCCTCAATGACATTGAATTACTACAGCAAATTGGAATATATGGTGTTGCCGTTTCAGGTTTAATTACCAACGAAACCGCTACAGTACATGAAATTAAACTCGCATTACATGAATAA
- a CDS encoding RluA family pseudouridine synthase has product MEEQIVYEDNHLLVINKKVGQLVQGDKTGDESLLDSIKNFIKIRDAKPGNVFLGLVHRIDRPTSGLVIYAKTSKALSRLTQMVKNREVKKTYWAVVAKEMIPQSQRLVHYLQKNEKNNKAIVFTKVTDGAKEAILTYHVIKQLDNYLLLEIDLETGRHHQIRAQLSKSGVPIKGDLKYGAPRSNPDGGINLHARKLEFIHPVTKENIEIIAPVPQNDAIWRACEE; this is encoded by the coding sequence ATGGAGGAGCAGATTGTATATGAAGACAACCATCTTTTGGTTATTAATAAAAAAGTCGGACAGCTTGTACAAGGTGATAAAACCGGCGATGAATCTTTATTAGACTCAATCAAAAATTTTATAAAAATAAGAGATGCTAAACCGGGAAATGTTTTTCTCGGTTTGGTTCATCGTATCGACAGACCGACTTCTGGGTTAGTGATTTATGCTAAAACTTCCAAAGCGCTTTCCCGTTTGACCCAAATGGTTAAAAATAGGGAAGTCAAAAAAACGTACTGGGCGGTTGTTGCTAAAGAAATGATTCCGCAAAGTCAACGATTGGTTCATTATTTACAGAAAAACGAAAAAAATAATAAAGCCATTGTCTTCACAAAAGTAACGGACGGAGCAAAAGAAGCAATTCTTACGTATCATGTTATTAAACAGTTAGATAATTATCTTTTGCTTGAAATTGATCTTGAAACAGGAAGACATCATCAAATTCGTGCTCAGTTATCTAAAAGTGGAGTTCCTATTAAAGGAGATTTAAAATACGGCGCACCTCGCTCCAATCCCGATGGAGGAATAAATCTTCACGCAAGAAAACTAGAATTTATACACCCTGTTACCAAAGAAAATATTGAAATTATAGCTCCTGTTCCACAAAATGATGCAATCTGGAGAGCTTGTGAAGAATAG
- a CDS encoding heavy metal translocating P-type ATPase, protein MSENCFHCGQGIEKERILFDERIFCCNGCKSVYEILNTNNLSNFYELNKTAGIRPSDENSSQFDYLDTPEIFDKVTDFSEGNTSLITFKVPVIHCSSCIWLLESLHTLNENIKYSQVNFTRKTLQVSFNHNDLKLSELAKFLTNLGYKPVISLETADKNEDHLDKSLLIKFAIAAFAFGNGMFLAFPEYIGGEDYWMEHYKGLFRTLIFLLATPVVFYSASDYYKSAWYGLKNKIVNIDVPIVLGIFVLYGRSIYEVVTDYGPGYFDTLCGLLFFMLLGKIFQKRTYSALSYDRDYKSFYPIAVTKVDFEGKQDNILLSEIKVGDRILVRNQEIIPVDGILINGEGNIDNSFITGESESISKQPGDKIFAGGKQIGSSLELEVIKNVDQSYLTQLWNKEAFKKHETGLDTLTNNVSKYFTFIILGIALVAGTYWYFIDLNTMFQVVSAILIIACPCALALSAPFTFGHIMRILGRNKFYVKDTLTIEKIAKINTIVFDKTGTITHRKKSNIKYDGPEIQEFDLLNIKTLLKNSNHPLSKSLYEFIESKDEYFPVESFQEISGKGYEANVRGNIYKIGSARYNNQESKNLETAVYISKNDEFLGKFIFKNEYRAKLKDLFKKLTNYKIYILSGDNSSEENQLKELIPNCQAMAFNQSPEDKLNYIKNLQDKNLKVAMLGDGLNDAGALKQSNVGIAIADDTNSFTPSSDVIMNGDKVVTLDNYLNVCKGSITIVKMTFIISFLYNIVGLSYAVTGHMHPLFAALIMPASSITVVTFTTVSTWILGRKYFKKHA, encoded by the coding sequence GTGAGCGAGAACTGTTTTCATTGCGGACAAGGTATAGAAAAGGAAAGAATTCTTTTTGATGAAAGGATCTTCTGTTGCAACGGTTGTAAATCTGTCTACGAAATTCTGAATACCAATAATTTAAGTAATTTTTACGAATTAAATAAGACGGCAGGAATTCGTCCAAGTGATGAGAATTCTTCGCAGTTTGATTATTTAGATACTCCGGAAATCTTTGATAAGGTTACTGATTTCTCAGAAGGAAACACCAGCTTGATCACGTTCAAAGTCCCTGTAATACATTGTTCTTCTTGCATTTGGCTATTAGAAAGTCTTCATACATTAAATGAAAATATTAAGTATTCTCAGGTTAATTTCACAAGAAAGACCTTACAGGTTTCATTCAATCATAACGACTTAAAATTAAGCGAACTAGCAAAATTTTTAACCAATTTAGGATACAAACCGGTTATCAGTCTTGAAACCGCTGATAAAAACGAAGATCATCTCGACAAATCTTTACTGATAAAATTTGCCATTGCAGCCTTCGCTTTTGGTAACGGAATGTTCCTTGCCTTCCCTGAATATATCGGAGGTGAAGATTATTGGATGGAGCATTACAAAGGTTTATTCAGAACCTTGATATTCCTTCTGGCGACTCCTGTTGTATTTTACTCGGCTTCGGATTATTATAAATCTGCTTGGTATGGATTAAAAAACAAGATCGTCAACATTGATGTTCCGATCGTTTTAGGAATTTTTGTTCTATACGGAAGAAGTATTTATGAAGTGGTAACAGATTATGGCCCAGGATATTTCGATACCCTTTGTGGACTTTTATTCTTTATGCTTCTCGGGAAAATTTTCCAAAAAAGAACGTACAGTGCTCTTTCATATGATAGGGACTATAAATCTTTCTACCCGATTGCCGTAACGAAAGTTGATTTTGAAGGAAAGCAGGATAATATTTTATTGTCTGAAATAAAAGTTGGTGATAGAATTTTAGTTAGAAACCAAGAAATCATCCCTGTTGACGGAATTCTGATCAACGGAGAAGGAAATATCGACAACAGTTTTATTACAGGAGAAAGTGAAAGTATCAGCAAACAACCCGGAGATAAAATTTTCGCGGGAGGAAAACAGATTGGATCTTCTTTAGAACTGGAAGTTATCAAAAATGTTGATCAAAGTTACTTAACTCAACTTTGGAATAAAGAAGCTTTTAAAAAGCACGAAACAGGACTTGATACGCTGACAAATAACGTTAGTAAATATTTCACATTCATCATTTTAGGTATCGCATTAGTTGCAGGAACTTATTGGTATTTTATTGATTTAAATACTATGTTCCAGGTTGTTTCTGCTATTTTAATTATTGCTTGTCCGTGTGCGCTTGCATTGTCTGCTCCGTTTACTTTCGGTCACATTATGAGGATTTTAGGTAGAAATAAATTCTATGTAAAAGACACGTTAACGATTGAAAAAATTGCGAAGATCAATACCATTGTTTTTGATAAAACCGGAACAATTACCCACAGAAAAAAATCAAACATCAAATATGATGGTCCTGAAATTCAGGAATTTGATTTATTGAATATCAAAACTTTATTAAAAAATTCAAACCATCCGCTTTCAAAATCTTTATACGAATTCATTGAATCTAAGGATGAATATTTCCCTGTTGAAAGTTTTCAGGAAATCTCAGGAAAAGGCTACGAAGCCAATGTAAGAGGGAATATCTATAAGATTGGTTCTGCACGTTATAATAATCAGGAATCAAAAAATCTTGAAACGGCTGTTTATATCAGTAAAAATGATGAGTTTTTAGGAAAATTCATCTTTAAAAATGAGTATCGTGCCAAACTTAAAGACTTATTTAAAAAATTAACAAACTACAAAATTTATATTCTGAGTGGAGACAACTCTTCAGAAGAAAATCAATTAAAAGAATTAATTCCAAATTGTCAGGCCATGGCTTTCAATCAAAGCCCGGAAGACAAACTTAATTATATCAAAAATCTTCAAGACAAAAACTTAAAAGTTGCCATGCTTGGAGATGGTCTAAATGACGCCGGAGCCCTTAAACAAAGCAATGTAGGAATCGCAATTGCCGATGACACCAATAGCTTTACTCCGTCTTCAGATGTCATTATGAACGGTGACAAAGTGGTAACTCTAGACAACTACTTAAACGTTTGTAAAGGCTCGATCACTATTGTAAAAATGACATTCATAATTAGTTTTCTATACAATATTGTTGGATTAAGCTATGCCGTTACAGGCCACATGCATCCGCTTTTTGCAGCACTGATAATGCCTGCAAGCTCCATCACTGTAGTTACATTCACAACTGTTTCAACATGGATACTTGGAAGAAAGTATTTCAAAAAACACGCTTAA
- the thiS gene encoding sulfur carrier protein ThiS, whose product MELTINHTRKTFAELPENLEALLAMEIPGKKKGIAVALNNRIIPQSAWLETFLKDNDSILIITATQGG is encoded by the coding sequence ATGGAACTCACAATCAACCACACCCGAAAAACTTTTGCTGAACTTCCCGAAAATCTGGAAGCACTTTTAGCTATGGAAATTCCTGGAAAAAAGAAAGGTATTGCCGTAGCACTCAACAATCGTATCATTCCGCAGTCGGCCTGGCTGGAAACATTTCTCAAAGACAACGATTCTATTTTAATCATTACTGCTACTCAAGGCGGTTAA
- the panB gene encoding 3-methyl-2-oxobutanoate hydroxymethyltransferase has translation MSVHSEIKKVTTETLRKMKFDKEKITMLTAYDFTTAKMVDAGGIDAVLIGDSAANVMAGFETTLPITLDQMIYHAQSVVRGTNRALVVADLPFGTYQSNPEKALESAVRMMKEGGAHAVKIEGGKEISKSIKKIINAGIPVMGHLGLTPQSIYKFGTYKVRAKDEAEAEKLIADAQLLEELGCFAIVLEKIPADLAKKVSESITIPTIGIGAGPDCDGQVLVYHDMVGMNQGFSPKFLRRYLDLYTEITGAVAQYVKDVKNVDFPNETESY, from the coding sequence ATGTCTGTTCACTCTGAAATTAAAAAAGTTACGACTGAAACCTTGCGTAAAATGAAATTCGACAAGGAGAAAATAACGATGCTTACTGCATATGATTTTACCACAGCTAAAATGGTAGATGCAGGTGGAATTGATGCTGTTTTGATAGGAGATTCTGCAGCAAATGTAATGGCGGGTTTTGAAACGACGTTGCCGATTACTTTAGATCAGATGATTTACCATGCCCAGAGTGTTGTTCGTGGAACAAACAGAGCGTTGGTAGTGGCAGACTTACCTTTCGGAACCTATCAGAGTAATCCTGAAAAAGCGTTGGAATCTGCAGTGAGAATGATGAAAGAAGGCGGGGCTCACGCTGTAAAAATCGAAGGAGGAAAAGAGATATCAAAATCTATCAAAAAAATTATCAACGCAGGGATTCCTGTGATGGGACATTTAGGATTGACGCCTCAGTCAATTTATAAATTTGGAACGTATAAAGTAAGAGCTAAAGATGAAGCTGAAGCTGAAAAGCTAATTGCTGATGCGCAACTTTTGGAAGAATTAGGATGTTTTGCTATTGTTTTAGAGAAAATCCCAGCTGATTTGGCTAAAAAAGTAAGTGAAAGCATTACCATTCCAACAATTGGAATCGGAGCTGGACCAGATTGTGACGGACAAGTTTTGGTATATCACGATATGGTTGGAATGAACCAAGGTTTTAGTCCAAAATTCTTAAGAAGGTATCTTGACCTTTATACTGAAATTACAGGAGCGGTTGCTCAATATGTGAAAGACGTGAAAAACGTTGATTTTCCAAACGAAACAGAAAGTTATTAA
- a CDS encoding hydroxymethylpyrimidine/phosphomethylpyrimidine kinase, with the protein MQTEHPFVMSIAGYDPSGGAGLLADTKTMEQLKVQGLGVCTAMTLQTESQCLSLNWQSLAEIIQSIEVLMKNYDVQVVKIGVVKDAWMLAEIVTTIKSINPEAKIVWDPVLKSTSEFSFFDLNTISDLKDVLKQIDLITPNYHEYQVLNDTHLFSQSGKSCSVLIKGGHREDKVGTDVLIENGKEIIIEPNDITSVFYSKHGSGCVLSSAIASYLALGNNLEEACRKGKLYIEKFLTSNPTLLGFHS; encoded by the coding sequence ATGCAGACAGAACATCCTTTCGTAATGAGCATTGCCGGCTATGATCCAAGTGGTGGAGCCGGTTTATTGGCAGATACTAAAACAATGGAACAATTGAAAGTTCAGGGTTTAGGAGTTTGTACAGCAATGACTTTACAGACAGAATCTCAATGTTTGAGCTTGAATTGGCAATCTTTAGCAGAAATCATACAATCAATTGAGGTTTTAATGAAAAACTATGATGTTCAGGTTGTTAAAATCGGAGTCGTTAAAGATGCGTGGATGCTTGCGGAAATAGTAACAACAATTAAATCTATTAATCCCGAAGCAAAAATAGTCTGGGATCCGGTGTTGAAAAGTACGTCTGAATTTTCTTTTTTTGATTTGAATACAATTTCTGATTTGAAAGATGTGTTAAAACAAATTGATTTGATCACCCCAAACTACCATGAATATCAAGTTTTAAATGACACTCATCTTTTCTCACAATCAGGAAAATCGTGTTCGGTTCTTATTAAAGGCGGACACAGAGAAGATAAAGTAGGAACAGACGTTTTAATTGAAAATGGAAAAGAAATTATAATTGAACCCAATGATATAACTTCTGTTTTCTATTCAAAACACGGATCAGGCTGCGTGCTTTCTTCGGCTATTGCAAGCTATTTGGCTTTAGGCAACAATTTGGAAGAAGCCTGTCGAAAAGGAAAATTATACATCGAAAAATTTTTAACAAGTAATCCAACTTTGCTAGGATTTCATTCTTAA